One Megalopta genalis isolate 19385.01 chromosome 11, iyMegGena1_principal, whole genome shotgun sequence genomic region harbors:
- the tkv gene encoding serine/threonine receptor kinase thickveins isoform X2, translating to MAAGALGITCYCEGQCPDNRQNGTCEGRPGGHCFSAVEEVWDADAGEFVPELSFGCLPPDEQGFMQCKGYLVPNLQGKSIICCNKSALCNKDILPEYKPRPTTAPNPMAIASGAPLIILATILSVCLMVISIAMVIIYHRYRRKERGPCLVPSQGTLKDFIDQSSGSGSGLPLLVQRTIAKQLALSQCVGKGRYGEVWLARWRGEKVAVKVFFTLEEASWFRETEIYQTVLMRHDNILGFIAADIKGTGSWTQMLLITDYHERGSLHDYLQTTVLDHPSLLAICHSIASGIAHLHTEIFGTRGKPAIAHRDIKSRNILVKRSGECAIADFGLAVRYISESGEIDIAPNTRVGTRRYMAPEVLDETLNTSSFDAFKMADMYSVGLVLWEACRRCVTGGKTSVVEPYALPYHDVVPSDPDFEDMRLAVCVKRLRPIIPTRWENDPILFALSKLMAECWHANPAVRLTALRVKKTMSKLHIDNTIKIV from the exons ATGGCGGCAGGTG CACTGGGGATCACGTGTTACTGCGAAGGACAATGCCCGGACAATCGGCAGAATGGAACCTGCGAAGGAAGACCCGGTGGACATTGTTTCAGTGCGGTAGAAGAAGTTTGGGACGCGGATGCAGGGGAATTCGTTCCCGAGTTGTCGTTCGGCTGTTTACCACCGGACGAACAAGGCTTTATGCAATGCAAAGGATACCTTGTGCCGAACTTGCAAGGGAAAAGCATAATATGTTGCAACAAAAGCGCGCTGTGCAATAAAGACATACTTCCCGAATATAAACCTAGGCCTACGACAGCACCCAATCCTATGGCCATAGCATCCGGTGCGCCTCTTATAATATTGGCTACCATACTATCCGTATGCTTAATGGTAATTTCGATAGCTATGGTTATTATATACCATAGGTACCGAAGGAAAGAGAGAGGTCCTTGCCTAGTGCCTTCTCAGGGTACCCTCAAAGACTTTATCGACCAGAGCAGCGGTTCTGGATCGGGGTTGCCCCTGTTGGTACAGCGGACTATCGCTAAACAATTGGCATTGTCTCAATGCGTGGGAAAAGGACGGTACGGCGAAGTATGGCTCGCAAGATGGAGAGGAGAGAAAGTAGCGGTCAAAGTATTCTTCACGCTGGAGGAAGCATCTTGGTTCAGGGAGACCGAGATCTACCAAACCGTGTTGATGAGGCACGACAATATTTTAGGTTTTATCGCGGCTGACATCAAAGGAACAGGATCCTGGACACAAATGTTGCTGATCACGGATTACCACGAAAGGGGATCGTTGCACGATTACTTGCAAACCACGGTCCTAGATCATCCTAGTCTATTAGCAATTTGTCATTCGATCGCATCGGGAATTGCTCATCTACATACGGAAATCTTTGGCACGCGTGGGAAACCCGCGATAGCGCATAGGGATATCAAAAGTAGAAATATTTTAGTGAAAAGGAGCGGTGAATGTGCAATCGCCGATTTTGGCTTGGCTGTTAGGTATATAAG CGAAAGCGGAGAAATAGACATCGCTCCTAACACGCGAGTAGGAACTCGCCGATACATGGCTCCGGAAGTCTTGGACGAAACGTTGAATACATCCTCGTTCGATGCCTTTAAAATGGCAGACATGTATTCTGTGGGTCTTGTGTTGTGGGAAGCGTGTAGGAGATGCGTGACCGGCGGTAAGACTTCTGTAGTGGAACCGTACGCCCTGCCTTATCACGACGTTGTTCCGAGTGATCCAGACTTCGAGGATATGCGGTTAGCGGTGTGCGTAAAACGATTACGTCCAATAATACCAACGCGATGGGAGAATGATCCT ATCCTTTTTGCTCTCAGCAAACTTATGGCCGAGTGTTGGCATGCAAATCCTGCTGTTCGTTTAACAGCGTTACGCGTCAAGAAGACAATGTCGAAACTGCATATTGATAATACCATCAAGATCGTGTAG
- the tkv gene encoding serine/threonine receptor kinase thickveins isoform X3 codes for MQCKGYLVPNLQGKSIICCNKSALCNKDILPEYKPRPTTAPNPMAIASGAPLIILATILSVCLMVISIAMVIIYHRYRRKERGPCLVPSQGTLKDFIDQSSGSGSGLPLLVQRTIAKQLALSQCVGKGRYGEVWLARWRGEKVAVKVFFTLEEASWFRETEIYQTVLMRHDNILGFIAADIKGTGSWTQMLLITDYHERGSLHDYLQTTVLDHPSLLAICHSIASGIAHLHTEIFGTRGKPAIAHRDIKSRNILVKRSGECAIADFGLAVRYISESGEIDIAPNTRVGTRRYMAPEVLDETLNTSSFDAFKMADMYSVGLVLWEACRRCVTGGKTSVVEPYALPYHDVVPSDPDFEDMRLAVCVKRLRPIIPTRWENDPILFALSKLMAECWHANPAVRLTALRVKKTMSKLHIDNTIKIV; via the exons ATGCAATGCAAAGGATACCTTGTGCCGAACTTGCAAGGGAAAAGCATAATATGTTGCAACAAAAGCGCGCTGTGCAATAAAGACATACTTCCCGAATATAAACCTAGGCCTACGACAGCACCCAATCCTATGGCCATAGCATCCGGTGCGCCTCTTATAATATTGGCTACCATACTATCCGTATGCTTAATGGTAATTTCGATAGCTATGGTTATTATATACCATAGGTACCGAAGGAAAGAGAGAGGTCCTTGCCTAGTGCCTTCTCAGGGTACCCTCAAAGACTTTATCGACCAGAGCAGCGGTTCTGGATCGGGGTTGCCCCTGTTGGTACAGCGGACTATCGCTAAACAATTGGCATTGTCTCAATGCGTGGGAAAAGGACGGTACGGCGAAGTATGGCTCGCAAGATGGAGAGGAGAGAAAGTAGCGGTCAAAGTATTCTTCACGCTGGAGGAAGCATCTTGGTTCAGGGAGACCGAGATCTACCAAACCGTGTTGATGAGGCACGACAATATTTTAGGTTTTATCGCGGCTGACATCAAAGGAACAGGATCCTGGACACAAATGTTGCTGATCACGGATTACCACGAAAGGGGATCGTTGCACGATTACTTGCAAACCACGGTCCTAGATCATCCTAGTCTATTAGCAATTTGTCATTCGATCGCATCGGGAATTGCTCATCTACATACGGAAATCTTTGGCACGCGTGGGAAACCCGCGATAGCGCATAGGGATATCAAAAGTAGAAATATTTTAGTGAAAAGGAGCGGTGAATGTGCAATCGCCGATTTTGGCTTGGCTGTTAGGTATATAAG CGAAAGCGGAGAAATAGACATCGCTCCTAACACGCGAGTAGGAACTCGCCGATACATGGCTCCGGAAGTCTTGGACGAAACGTTGAATACATCCTCGTTCGATGCCTTTAAAATGGCAGACATGTATTCTGTGGGTCTTGTGTTGTGGGAAGCGTGTAGGAGATGCGTGACCGGCGGTAAGACTTCTGTAGTGGAACCGTACGCCCTGCCTTATCACGACGTTGTTCCGAGTGATCCAGACTTCGAGGATATGCGGTTAGCGGTGTGCGTAAAACGATTACGTCCAATAATACCAACGCGATGGGAGAATGATCCT ATCCTTTTTGCTCTCAGCAAACTTATGGCCGAGTGTTGGCATGCAAATCCTGCTGTTCGTTTAACAGCGTTACGCGTCAAGAAGACAATGTCGAAACTGCATATTGATAATACCATCAAGATCGTGTAG
- the tkv gene encoding serine/threonine receptor kinase thickveins isoform X1: MAAHSATPGRRGCKYGLWIGLGVFIARLVGALGITCYCEGQCPDNRQNGTCEGRPGGHCFSAVEEVWDADAGEFVPELSFGCLPPDEQGFMQCKGYLVPNLQGKSIICCNKSALCNKDILPEYKPRPTTAPNPMAIASGAPLIILATILSVCLMVISIAMVIIYHRYRRKERGPCLVPSQGTLKDFIDQSSGSGSGLPLLVQRTIAKQLALSQCVGKGRYGEVWLARWRGEKVAVKVFFTLEEASWFRETEIYQTVLMRHDNILGFIAADIKGTGSWTQMLLITDYHERGSLHDYLQTTVLDHPSLLAICHSIASGIAHLHTEIFGTRGKPAIAHRDIKSRNILVKRSGECAIADFGLAVRYISESGEIDIAPNTRVGTRRYMAPEVLDETLNTSSFDAFKMADMYSVGLVLWEACRRCVTGGKTSVVEPYALPYHDVVPSDPDFEDMRLAVCVKRLRPIIPTRWENDPILFALSKLMAECWHANPAVRLTALRVKKTMSKLHIDNTIKIV, translated from the exons ATGGCTGCGCACTCCGCTACCCCGGGTCGGCGCGGATGTAAATACGGCCTGTGGATCGGCCTGGGAGTGTTTATCGCGAGACTCGTCGGTG CACTGGGGATCACGTGTTACTGCGAAGGACAATGCCCGGACAATCGGCAGAATGGAACCTGCGAAGGAAGACCCGGTGGACATTGTTTCAGTGCGGTAGAAGAAGTTTGGGACGCGGATGCAGGGGAATTCGTTCCCGAGTTGTCGTTCGGCTGTTTACCACCGGACGAACAAGGCTTTATGCAATGCAAAGGATACCTTGTGCCGAACTTGCAAGGGAAAAGCATAATATGTTGCAACAAAAGCGCGCTGTGCAATAAAGACATACTTCCCGAATATAAACCTAGGCCTACGACAGCACCCAATCCTATGGCCATAGCATCCGGTGCGCCTCTTATAATATTGGCTACCATACTATCCGTATGCTTAATGGTAATTTCGATAGCTATGGTTATTATATACCATAGGTACCGAAGGAAAGAGAGAGGTCCTTGCCTAGTGCCTTCTCAGGGTACCCTCAAAGACTTTATCGACCAGAGCAGCGGTTCTGGATCGGGGTTGCCCCTGTTGGTACAGCGGACTATCGCTAAACAATTGGCATTGTCTCAATGCGTGGGAAAAGGACGGTACGGCGAAGTATGGCTCGCAAGATGGAGAGGAGAGAAAGTAGCGGTCAAAGTATTCTTCACGCTGGAGGAAGCATCTTGGTTCAGGGAGACCGAGATCTACCAAACCGTGTTGATGAGGCACGACAATATTTTAGGTTTTATCGCGGCTGACATCAAAGGAACAGGATCCTGGACACAAATGTTGCTGATCACGGATTACCACGAAAGGGGATCGTTGCACGATTACTTGCAAACCACGGTCCTAGATCATCCTAGTCTATTAGCAATTTGTCATTCGATCGCATCGGGAATTGCTCATCTACATACGGAAATCTTTGGCACGCGTGGGAAACCCGCGATAGCGCATAGGGATATCAAAAGTAGAAATATTTTAGTGAAAAGGAGCGGTGAATGTGCAATCGCCGATTTTGGCTTGGCTGTTAGGTATATAAG CGAAAGCGGAGAAATAGACATCGCTCCTAACACGCGAGTAGGAACTCGCCGATACATGGCTCCGGAAGTCTTGGACGAAACGTTGAATACATCCTCGTTCGATGCCTTTAAAATGGCAGACATGTATTCTGTGGGTCTTGTGTTGTGGGAAGCGTGTAGGAGATGCGTGACCGGCGGTAAGACTTCTGTAGTGGAACCGTACGCCCTGCCTTATCACGACGTTGTTCCGAGTGATCCAGACTTCGAGGATATGCGGTTAGCGGTGTGCGTAAAACGATTACGTCCAATAATACCAACGCGATGGGAGAATGATCCT ATCCTTTTTGCTCTCAGCAAACTTATGGCCGAGTGTTGGCATGCAAATCCTGCTGTTCGTTTAACAGCGTTACGCGTCAAGAAGACAATGTCGAAACTGCATATTGATAATACCATCAAGATCGTGTAG